A stretch of Haemophilus influenzae DNA encodes these proteins:
- the lptG gene encoding LPS export ABC transporter permease LptG has product MINTLDRYIGKSILGTIFATLMTLVGLSAIIKFVEQFRSVGKGTYDIWQAVIFTGLTIPKDIETFFPMAALLGALIALGNLASRSELVIMQSAGFSRFKIGIAVMKTALPLVVFTMIIGEWGIPQTEQFARDMRAKALSGGSILSIKNGVWAKDGHHFVFVRRVTDDTKLDDIYIYTFDQQHNLIKLKHANQASYSEDEAKWTLRQVNHSTIMKDEIITTNHLSETWETSLTPDKLGAVSLRPTSLSISGLYHYISFLRETGQDVSRFELTFWRKIFQPVSVGVMMLLALSFIFGSLRSVTAGARIVTGICVGFLFYVVNEILGQTSVVYGIPAIFGALIPSLLFIVMIWWLLSRKRD; this is encoded by the coding sequence ATGATAAATACCCTTGATCGTTATATTGGAAAAAGTATTCTTGGCACGATTTTTGCTACTTTAATGACTTTAGTGGGATTGTCGGCGATTATTAAATTTGTCGAACAATTTCGTAGTGTAGGTAAAGGCACTTATGATATTTGGCAAGCGGTAATTTTTACTGGTTTAACTATACCGAAAGATATTGAAACTTTCTTTCCTATGGCAGCATTGCTTGGGGCATTAATTGCACTAGGTAATCTTGCTAGCAGAAGCGAACTTGTTATTATGCAATCAGCTGGATTTTCTCGCTTTAAAATAGGTATAGCGGTAATGAAAACTGCATTACCATTAGTAGTATTTACAATGATTATTGGGGAGTGGGGAATTCCACAAACAGAACAATTTGCACGAGATATGCGCGCTAAGGCTCTTTCTGGTGGTTCAATACTTTCAATTAAAAATGGTGTGTGGGCGAAAGATGGTCATCATTTTGTATTTGTTAGGCGTGTGACGGATGATACAAAATTAGACGATATTTATATTTATACCTTTGATCAACAGCATAATTTAATAAAATTAAAACATGCAAACCAGGCGAGTTATTCTGAAGATGAAGCTAAATGGACATTGCGTCAAGTTAATCATTCAACGATTATGAAAGATGAAATCATCACAACGAATCATTTATCAGAAACTTGGGAAACTAGTTTGACGCCAGATAAATTAGGTGCGGTTTCTTTGCGTCCGACATCATTATCTATCTCAGGTTTATATCATTACATTTCATTTCTGCGTGAAACAGGGCAAGATGTGAGTCGTTTTGAACTCACGTTTTGGCGTAAAATTTTCCAGCCTGTATCCGTTGGCGTAATGATGTTATTAGCCTTATCTTTTATTTTTGGCTCGCTACGCAGTGTGACTGCAGGTGCAAGGATAGTTACTGGGATTTGTGTAGGATTCTTATTTTATGTTGTTAATGAAATTTTAGGACAAACGAGTGTAGTTTACGGTATTCCTGCTATTTTTGGTGCATTGATCCCGAGCTTGCTTTTCATTGTAATGATTTGGTGGTTATTAAGTCGTAAGCGAGATTAA
- the metE gene encoding 5-methyltetrahydropteroyltriglutamate--homocysteine S-methyltransferase translates to MTTSHILGFPRVGAKRELKFAQERYWRKELAEQDLLDLAKALREKNWKHQAAANADFVAVGDFTFYDHILDLQVATGAIPARFGFDSQNLTLDQYFQLARGNKDQFAIEMTKWFDTNYHYLVPEFQKSTAFKANPAHYVNQIREAKALGLNFKPVIVGPLTFLWLGKEKGEAFNRFDLLNQLVPVYVEILNALVAEGAEWIQIDEPALALDLPAEWVEAYKSVYAELSKVNAKLLLATYFGSVAEHAELLKALPVAGLHLDLVRAPEQLAAFEDYSKVLSAGVIEGRNIWRANLNKVLDVLEPLKAKLGERLWIAPSCSLLHTPFDLEVEVQLKEKNTALYSWLSFTLQKVEELNVLKQALNNGRASVQAALDASQAAADARATSKEIHRPEVAERLANLPKGADQRKSPFAERIVKQNAWLNLPLLPTTNIGSFPQTTEIRHARASFKKGELSLADYEAAMKKEIEYVVRRQEELDLDVLVHGEAERNDMVEYFGELLDGFAFTKFGWVQSYGSRCVKPPVIYGDVTRPEPMTVRWSQYAQSLTNRVMKGMLTGPVTILQWSFVRNDIPRSTVCKQIGVALSDEVLDLEAAGIKVIQIDEPAIREGLPLKRADWDAYLQWAGEAFRLSSMGVQDDTQIHTHMCYSEFNDILPAIAALDADVITIETSRSDMELLTAFADFKYPNDIGPGVYDIHSPRVPTAAEVEHLLRKALNVIPKERLWVNPDCGLKTRGWTETIDQLKVMVDVTKKLRAELA, encoded by the coding sequence ATGACAACATCACATATTTTAGGCTTTCCTCGTGTAGGGGCAAAACGTGAATTAAAATTTGCACAAGAACGTTATTGGCGTAAAGAATTAGCAGAGCAAGATTTATTAGATTTAGCGAAAGCATTGCGTGAAAAAAACTGGAAACATCAAGCGGCTGCCAATGCGGATTTCGTTGCAGTGGGCGATTTCACGTTCTACGATCATATTTTAGATTTACAAGTGGCAACAGGGGCAATTCCTGCTCGTTTTGGTTTTGATAGCCAAAATTTAACCCTTGATCAATATTTCCAACTTGCACGTGGTAACAAAGATCAATTCGCAATTGAAATGACCAAATGGTTTGATACGAACTATCACTATCTTGTGCCTGAGTTCCAAAAATCGACCGCTTTCAAAGCTAATCCAGCACATTATGTAAACCAAATCCGTGAAGCAAAAGCCTTAGGCTTAAACTTCAAACCTGTGATTGTTGGCCCATTAACATTCTTATGGTTAGGTAAAGAAAAAGGCGAAGCATTTAACCGTTTCGATTTATTAAATCAATTAGTGCCTGTTTATGTTGAAATTTTAAATGCATTAGTGGCTGAAGGGGCAGAATGGATTCAAATTGATGAACCTGCATTAGCATTAGATTTACCAGCAGAATGGGTTGAAGCCTATAAATCTGTTTACGCTGAATTAAGCAAAGTGAACGCAAAATTATTATTAGCCACTTATTTTGGTTCAGTTGCAGAACACGCTGAATTATTAAAAGCCTTACCTGTTGCAGGCTTGCATTTAGATTTAGTTCGTGCACCAGAACAACTTGCGGCATTTGAAGATTACAGCAAAGTGTTATCAGCTGGTGTGATTGAAGGTCGTAATATCTGGCGTGCAAACTTAAACAAAGTGTTAGATGTATTAGAGCCATTAAAAGCAAAATTAGGTGAGCGTTTATGGATTGCACCAAGCTGTTCATTATTGCATACCCCATTTGATTTAGAAGTGGAAGTACAATTAAAAGAAAAAAATACCGCACTTTACAGCTGGTTATCTTTCACGCTACAAAAAGTAGAAGAATTAAACGTATTAAAACAAGCGTTAAATAATGGCAGAGCGTCTGTACAAGCAGCATTAGATGCAAGCCAAGCGGCAGCAGATGCACGTGCAACCTCAAAAGAAATTCATCGCCCTGAAGTGGCAGAACGTTTAGCAAACTTGCCAAAAGGTGCGGATCAACGTAAATCGCCATTTGCAGAACGTATCGTTAAGCAAAATGCGTGGTTAAATTTACCGCTTCTGCCAACTACAAACATTGGTTCATTCCCACAAACTACTGAAATTCGTCACGCACGTGCAAGTTTCAAAAAAGGCGAGTTATCTCTTGCAGATTACGAAGCGGCAATGAAAAAAGAGATCGAATATGTAGTACGTCGCCAAGAAGAATTAGATTTAGATGTGTTAGTTCACGGTGAAGCAGAACGTAACGACATGGTGGAATACTTTGGGGAATTATTAGATGGTTTCGCATTCACTAAATTTGGTTGGGTACAAAGCTATGGTTCACGTTGTGTAAAACCACCAGTGATTTACGGTGATGTAACTCGCCCAGAGCCAATGACAGTACGCTGGTCTCAATATGCACAAAGCCTCACAAACCGTGTAATGAAAGGAATGCTCACAGGCCCTGTGACTATTTTACAATGGTCATTCGTGCGTAACGATATTCCACGTTCAACCGTATGTAAACAAATCGGCGTAGCATTATCTGATGAAGTGTTAGATTTAGAAGCAGCAGGCATTAAAGTCATTCAAATTGACGAACCAGCCATTCGTGAAGGTTTACCGCTTAAACGTGCAGATTGGGACGCATACTTACAATGGGCAGGCGAAGCATTCCGTTTAAGCTCAATGGGCGTGCAAGATGATACGCAAATTCACACTCACATGTGTTATTCCGAGTTTAACGACATCTTACCTGCCATTGCGGCATTAGATGCAGACGTGATTACCATCGAAACTTCACGTTCAGATATGGAATTATTAACGGCATTTGCAGATTTCAAATATCCAAATGATATTGGCCCAGGTGTTTACGATATTCACAGCCCTCGTGTACCAACGGCGGCGGAAGTGGAACATTTATTACGTAAAGCATTAAATGTAATTCCAAAAGAACGCTTATGGGTAAACCCAGACTGCGGTTTAAAAACGCGTGGCTGGACAGAAACCATCGACCAATTAAAAGTGATGGTGGATGTAACCAAAAAATTACGTGCGGAATTAGCGTAA
- a CDS encoding YdcF family protein, whose amino-acid sequence MLELGKLLTTLIAPPLNTFVLLIIAAIIYCVHFKKLAKFLAIISFTWLYIMSVPFTGLLLTNNDDSPALTLDEYKQAQAIVILGGGSYQTKELYAETASGAPQLERLRYAAFLQKETGLPILTTGYSLIGISEGDLMAKELNQFFNVPTQWIENKARNTEENASFTKNILVKDHIQKIILVTNQWHMKRAKYLFEKQGFDVLPAAAASYGSKGNLSAKSFIPDLGALNSNMVLLKEWIGYWKAHYVE is encoded by the coding sequence ATGTTAGAACTCGGAAAACTTCTTACCACACTTATCGCACCACCTCTTAATACCTTTGTATTACTGATTATTGCAGCGATTATTTATTGTGTTCATTTCAAAAAATTAGCCAAATTTCTTGCGATTATAAGTTTCACTTGGCTTTATATCATGAGTGTGCCTTTTACTGGTTTATTGCTAACAAATAATGATGATTCTCCAGCCCTTACGCTAGATGAGTATAAACAAGCTCAAGCCATCGTCATATTAGGCGGTGGATCTTACCAAACCAAAGAGCTGTATGCAGAAACGGCTTCTGGTGCACCACAACTAGAACGTTTACGTTATGCGGCATTTTTACAAAAGGAAACGGGCTTGCCTATTTTAACCACGGGCTATTCTTTGATAGGCATTTCTGAAGGCGATTTAATGGCAAAAGAACTTAACCAATTCTTTAATGTGCCAACACAATGGATCGAAAATAAAGCCCGTAATACGGAAGAAAATGCCAGTTTCACTAAAAATATTTTAGTGAAAGATCATATTCAAAAAATTATTTTAGTAACAAATCAATGGCATATGAAACGAGCCAAATATCTTTTTGAAAAACAAGGATTTGATGTTCTTCCTGCTGCAGCGGCAAGCTATGGCAGCAAAGGAAATCTATCTGCAAAATCTTTTATTCCTGACTTAGGTGCGTTAAATAGCAATATGGTTTTATTAAAAGAGTGGATTGGTTATTGGAAAGCCCATTATGTAGAATAA
- the lsgA gene encoding lipooligosaccharide flippase LsgA yields the protein MKVFKDSAIYLVGELSSKLVPFLLLPYLSRKLGVEGYGSLSYYQTFLSLFLIVVSLTQEGAISRYFYFYGKRSLNLVVNTGYAYTTIIGSIILMGCWIAQSEILFYAALSSIFQSFLNVQLSVRQCQKKAWSYAFIQFSLTVTGAVFTVALLEYYQNDLVEKRILAILLSNLVVWFFSYFLYRKSTTSKKYQFKHYQSALFYILGFGLPLILHYASFFLKGQLDRIFIYHKFSETDLGLYAMGAQLALIVSIAIQALNKAIIPYFYEALKQKKLVIQQLHKWALFSFLLIPIPALIMWIIPEDVLVWILGSQFVGTKYYFILFLISTTLSIPYLILVNYLFYYGKNKLISQCSVLSTIIYVASLVVLTFTEIKYIPYAGIIGSLSIIPILYFMTSKVSKTL from the coding sequence ATGAAAGTTTTTAAAGATAGTGCTATTTACCTTGTTGGGGAATTATCGTCAAAGTTAGTTCCTTTTTTACTTTTGCCTTATTTATCCCGTAAATTGGGCGTAGAAGGGTATGGCTCACTTTCTTATTATCAAACTTTTTTAAGTTTATTTTTAATTGTGGTTTCTTTAACTCAAGAAGGCGCAATTTCCCGTTATTTTTATTTTTACGGAAAACGTTCATTAAATTTAGTGGTGAATACCGGCTATGCTTATACCACGATAATCGGCAGTATTATTTTAATGGGTTGTTGGATTGCTCAGTCTGAAATATTATTTTACGCTGCACTTTCCTCAATTTTCCAATCTTTCTTAAATGTTCAGCTAAGTGTAAGACAATGCCAGAAAAAGGCTTGGTCTTATGCTTTTATTCAATTTTCACTTACTGTTACGGGAGCTGTATTTACCGTCGCATTGCTTGAGTATTATCAAAATGATCTTGTTGAAAAAAGAATTTTGGCAATTTTATTGAGCAATTTAGTCGTCTGGTTTTTTTCTTATTTTCTTTACAGAAAGAGTACGACATCTAAAAAATATCAATTTAAACATTATCAATCTGCATTATTTTATATTTTAGGATTTGGATTACCGCTTATTTTACATTATGCAAGTTTTTTCTTAAAAGGGCAGTTAGACCGTATTTTTATTTATCACAAATTCAGTGAAACAGATTTAGGGCTTTATGCTATGGGGGCTCAACTTGCTTTAATTGTTTCTATTGCTATTCAAGCACTTAATAAAGCGATTATCCCCTATTTTTATGAAGCCTTAAAACAAAAAAAATTAGTTATTCAACAGTTACATAAATGGGCGTTATTTTCCTTTTTGCTAATACCTATTCCTGCCTTAATAATGTGGATTATTCCTGAGGATGTGTTAGTTTGGATTTTAGGTAGTCAATTTGTGGGAACGAAATATTATTTTATTTTATTTTTAATTTCGACCACATTAAGTATTCCTTATTTGATTTTAGTTAATTATCTTTTCTATTATGGGAAAAATAAACTTATTTCCCAATGTTCCGTTTTATCTACAATCATTTATGTAGCGAGCCTTGTAGTTTTAACTTTTACAGAAATTAAATATATCCCTTATGCTGGAATTATTGGTTCGCTTTCCATTATTCCTATTCTTTATTTTATGACATCTAAAGTGAGTAAAACCCTATGA
- the lsgB gene encoding lipooligosaccharide biosynthesis sialyltransferase LsgB codes for MNLILCCTPLQVLIARKIIELHPNEQFFGVMFGGVWDKKRTLYASKLAEVCSDSMNIDTGKDLKGFDFLKLMRQLKNKITHKGFDKVFLANLNSLWLQTYLSHVSFKELYTFDDGSDNIFPHPNLLREPDTFKYKLIKAFIGDKYSVNKLFKKIKKHYTVYPNYKNIVSNIEPVSLWDNKIDGDIDGEVSFFIGQPLLNTKEENLSLIKKLKDQLPFGYYFPHPAEDYRVDGVNYVESELIFEDYVFKHLSNKKVIIYTFFSSVAFNLLSHPNVEIRFIRTSIPRWQFCYDSFSDLGLTIYKEI; via the coding sequence ATGAATCTCATTCTTTGTTGTACACCATTGCAAGTATTAATTGCGAGAAAAATAATTGAATTACATCCTAACGAGCAATTCTTTGGCGTAATGTTTGGTGGTGTATGGGATAAAAAAAGAACCTTGTATGCGAGTAAATTAGCGGAGGTTTGTAGTGATTCGATGAATATTGATACGGGAAAAGATCTAAAAGGTTTCGATTTTCTCAAGTTAATGCGCCAGCTTAAGAATAAAATTACGCACAAAGGTTTTGATAAGGTTTTTCTCGCCAATCTTAATTCATTATGGCTACAAACTTATCTTAGTCATGTTTCATTTAAAGAGCTTTATACCTTTGATGATGGTTCAGATAATATTTTCCCACATCCTAATTTATTGAGAGAGCCTGACACATTTAAATATAAACTGATTAAAGCCTTTATTGGCGATAAATATAGTGTAAATAAATTATTTAAAAAAATAAAAAAACATTATACGGTTTATCCTAATTACAAAAATATTGTTTCTAATATTGAACCAGTTTCTTTATGGGATAATAAAATAGATGGTGATATAGATGGCGAGGTCTCATTTTTTATTGGGCAACCATTGTTAAATACAAAAGAGGAAAACCTCTCATTAATAAAAAAATTAAAAGATCAGCTTCCTTTTGGCTATTATTTCCCTCATCCAGCAGAAGATTATCGAGTTGATGGGGTAAATTATGTTGAATCAGAACTCATTTTTGAAGATTACGTATTTAAACATTTATCAAATAAAAAAGTAATTATTTATACGTTCTTCAGTTCTGTTGCATTTAATTTGTTAAGTCATCCTAATGTAGAAATTCGTTTTATTAGAACGAGTATTCCAAGATGGCAATTCTGTTACGATTCATTTTCAGACCTTGGATTAACGATATATAAGGAAATTTAA
- the lsgC gene encoding lipooligosaccharide biosynthesis family 4 glycosyltransferase LsgC, with the protein MKKIGFFIMNIESAGGTERVSINVANALAKQGYDVSFISIGGNKPFFQVDEKINIYAMNKLPYSLKKDYFSITKKLRELVKELQLDTLIVVDGAIMLFSALALVNLNIKHILWEHYSFNFTGNRLVRTLGKYLAVTTCDKIVTLTEAEKTLWQEKFKTNNIITIANPNTLLPKNKLAKWENKTILSVGHLFSYKGFDYLLKVWQVLAKKYPDWNLKIVGSGEEEENLKNLAKALDIEDSVNFTPRTNDVSFYYESSSIYCLPSQTEGLPLVVIEAMAFGLPIVAFNCSPGVKQLVEHKENGFLCEKNNIEEMVKGLDLLINNPELYQQMSDKSRLMSEDYGIEKIIEEWKGIL; encoded by the coding sequence ATGAAAAAAATTGGTTTCTTTATAATGAATATCGAAAGTGCGGGGGGAACGGAGCGCGTTTCTATTAATGTTGCTAATGCTCTTGCTAAACAGGGATATGATGTTTCTTTTATTAGCATTGGCGGTAACAAGCCTTTTTTCCAAGTTGATGAAAAAATTAATATTTACGCAATGAATAAATTGCCCTATTCATTGAAAAAAGATTATTTTTCTATCACTAAAAAATTAAGAGAATTAGTTAAAGAATTACAGCTGGATACCTTAATTGTGGTTGATGGTGCAATTATGCTTTTTTCTGCTTTGGCGTTGGTTAATTTAAATATAAAACATATTTTATGGGAGCATTATTCTTTTAATTTTACGGGCAATCGTCTCGTTCGCACGCTCGGTAAATATTTAGCTGTAACAACTTGCGATAAAATAGTTACATTGACAGAAGCAGAAAAAACGCTGTGGCAAGAAAAATTTAAAACGAACAATATAATCACTATTGCTAATCCAAATACGCTTTTGCCAAAGAACAAATTAGCAAAATGGGAAAATAAAACTATTTTATCTGTAGGGCATTTATTTTCTTATAAAGGTTTTGATTATTTATTAAAAGTTTGGCAAGTTTTGGCAAAAAAATATCCAGATTGGAATTTAAAAATAGTGGGTTCTGGCGAGGAAGAAGAGAATTTAAAAAATCTTGCTAAAGCATTGGATATTGAAGATTCAGTTAATTTTACTCCTCGTACTAATGATGTCTCTTTTTATTATGAAAGCAGTTCAATTTATTGTTTACCTTCACAAACAGAAGGCTTGCCTTTAGTCGTTATTGAAGCGATGGCATTTGGCTTACCTATTGTTGCCTTTAATTGTTCTCCTGGCGTAAAGCAATTAGTGGAACATAAAGAAAATGGTTTTCTTTGTGAAAAAAATAATATTGAAGAAATGGTTAAAGGTTTAGATTTATTAATCAATAATCCTGAACTTTATCAACAAATGTCAGACAAATCTCGTTTAATGAGTGAAGATTATGGCATTGAGAAAATTATTGAAGAATGGAAAGGGATTTTATAA
- the lsgD gene encoding lipooligosaccharide biosynthesis galactosyltransferase LsgD translates to MLKKYLISLDKDIQRRKLFFSQKNTEDFQIFSAINTMQKDWDELASIFNIEQFKAHYFRNVTKGEIGCTLSHLSVYQKIIEDNDIAEDSYALVCEDDALFHSDFQQNLTALLSEKLEAEIILLGQSKINSFNDTDLEINYPTTFSFLCKKTGNVNYAFPYKSYFAGTVGYLIKKSAARRFIQQISQNKPFWLADDFLLFEQDFNIRNKVVRPLMVIENPVLISNLESVRGSLSNNLLKKLMKYPLKKIFAIKKNLAN, encoded by the coding sequence ATGTTAAAAAAATATTTGATCTCTTTAGATAAAGATATTCAACGTCGGAAATTATTCTTTTCTCAAAAAAATACCGAGGATTTCCAAATTTTTTCTGCCATTAATACCATGCAAAAAGATTGGGATGAATTAGCCTCTATTTTTAATATTGAACAATTTAAAGCACATTATTTTCGTAATGTCACTAAGGGCGAGATCGGTTGTACTTTAAGCCACCTTTCTGTGTACCAAAAAATTATTGAAGACAACGATATTGCTGAAGATAGCTATGCACTAGTCTGTGAAGACGATGCTTTATTCCACTCAGATTTTCAGCAAAATTTAACCGCACTTTTATCAGAAAAACTTGAGGCTGAAATTATATTGCTTGGACAGTCAAAAATTAATAGTTTCAATGATACTGATTTAGAAATTAATTATCCCACAACTTTTTCTTTTCTATGCAAAAAAACAGGCAATGTAAATTACGCTTTCCCTTATAAAAGTTATTTTGCCGGCACAGTGGGCTATCTTATAAAAAAATCAGCGGCAAGAAGATTTATCCAGCAAATTTCTCAAAATAAACCATTTTGGTTAGCGGATGATTTTTTACTCTTTGAACAGGATTTTAATATAAGAAATAAAGTGGTTCGCCCTCTCATGGTCATTGAAAATCCTGTATTGATCAGTAATTTAGAAAGTGTTCGTGGATCTTTATCCAATAATTTACTTAAAAAATTAATGAAATATCCATTGAAAAAAATCTTTGCGATTAAGAAAAATTTGGCTAATTAA
- the lsgE gene encoding lipooligosaccharide biosynthesis N-acetyl-glucosamine transferase LsgE, with amino-acid sequence MLSIIVPSYNRKAEVPALLESLTQQTSSNFEVIIVDDYSKERVVVEQRYSFPVTVIRNETNQGAAESRNIGARASKGDWLLFLDDDDRFMPEKSEKILQVIEQNPDINFIYHPAKCEMVNEGFSYVTQPIEPQEISTERILLANKIGGMPMVAIKKEMFLKIGGLSTALRSLEDYDFLLKLLQEPSFTPYKINEPLTYCTFHTKRSSVSTDTTNTQKAIDYIREHYVKTVEQARNFDINASYILAYPHIMNLSRKAAKYYFDIFKKTKSIKQFIITLVILISPKLAINLKRLGK; translated from the coding sequence ATGTTAAGCATTATTGTGCCTTCTTATAATCGAAAAGCAGAAGTGCCAGCTTTATTAGAAAGTTTAACTCAACAAACATCGAGTAATTTTGAAGTAATTATTGTGGATGATTACTCCAAAGAGAGGGTAGTCGTTGAGCAACGCTATTCTTTTCCAGTTACAGTGATTCGTAACGAAACCAATCAAGGTGCAGCAGAAAGTCGCAATATTGGTGCGCGTGCATCAAAGGGAGATTGGTTGCTTTTTCTCGATGATGATGATCGTTTTATGCCAGAAAAATCTGAAAAAATACTACAAGTGATTGAGCAAAACCCAGACATTAATTTTATTTATCATCCAGCTAAATGTGAAATGGTCAATGAAGGGTTTAGTTATGTGACTCAACCGATTGAACCCCAAGAAATTTCGACAGAACGTATTTTGTTAGCCAATAAGATTGGTGGCATGCCAATGGTTGCAATTAAAAAAGAGATGTTTTTAAAAATAGGTGGATTATCCACCGCACTTCGTTCTTTGGAAGACTATGATTTCTTGTTAAAACTGTTACAAGAGCCAAGTTTTACCCCTTATAAAATTAATGAACCACTAACTTATTGTACTTTCCATACTAAACGCTCAAGTGTGTCTACGGATACCACTAATACGCAAAAAGCCATTGATTATATTCGCGAGCATTATGTGAAAACGGTAGAGCAAGCTCGTAATTTTGATATTAACGCAAGCTATATTTTGGCTTATCCCCATATCATGAATTTATCGCGTAAAGCGGCAAAATATTATTTTGATATTTTTAAGAAAACAAAAAGCATTAAGCAATTTATTATTACTTTGGTTATTTTAATTTCGCCAAAATTAGCCATTAATTTAAAACGGTTGGGAAAATAA
- the lsgF gene encoding lipooligosaccharide biosynthesis galactosyltransferase LsgF — protein MKFSVLMSLYIKENPQFLRECFESLVAQTRQADEIVLVFDGAVTPELESVVTEFETKLPLKLVKLPQNRGLGKALNEGLLHCTYDWVFRMDTDDICVPDRFEKQVAFIEQHPESIIFGGQIAEFGKNVNDIVAYRNVPTSAQEIIKFTQKRCPFNHMTVAYQKSAVINCGGYEDLQEDYYLWIKLVAQGLYMANLPDILVYARVGNGMVSRRRGVNQAKAEWRLFKLKYRLGIQGLLSGLFTFALRFGSRLLPTSLLKKLYQTFLRK, from the coding sequence ATGAAATTTTCAGTCCTAATGTCCTTATATATTAAGGAAAATCCTCAATTCTTGCGGGAGTGTTTTGAAAGTCTTGTTGCACAAACTCGTCAAGCAGATGAAATTGTCTTGGTATTTGATGGAGCTGTAACGCCAGAATTAGAATCTGTTGTGACAGAATTTGAAACAAAATTGCCATTAAAATTAGTTAAATTGCCGCAAAATCGAGGATTAGGCAAAGCCTTAAACGAGGGTTTATTGCATTGTACTTATGACTGGGTTTTCCGTATGGATACCGATGATATTTGCGTGCCTGATCGTTTTGAAAAGCAAGTAGCGTTTATTGAACAGCACCCTGAAAGCATCATTTTTGGCGGACAAATTGCTGAATTTGGTAAAAATGTAAATGATATTGTGGCATATCGTAATGTGCCAACTTCTGCTCAAGAAATTATTAAATTCACGCAAAAACGTTGTCCGTTTAATCATATGACGGTGGCATATCAAAAAAGTGCGGTCATTAATTGTGGTGGATATGAAGATCTTCAAGAAGATTATTATTTGTGGATCAAACTTGTCGCACAAGGTTTATATATGGCGAATTTGCCAGATATTTTAGTTTATGCTCGAGTAGGAAATGGCATGGTAAGCCGCCGTCGTGGCGTCAATCAAGCTAAAGCAGAATGGCGTTTGTTCAAATTGAAATACCGTTTGGGAATTCAGGGTTTGTTATCTGGATTATTTACTTTTGCATTGCGTTTTGGTTCTCGTTTATTGCCAACCTCGTTATTGAAAAAACTTTATCAAACTTTTTTACGTAAATAG
- a CDS encoding TOBE domain-containing protein — MKNTEILLTIKLQQALFIDPKRVRLLKEIQQCGSINQAAKNAKVSYKSAWDHLEAMNKISPRPLLERNTGGKNGGGTVLTTYAERLLQLYDLLERTQEHAFHILQDESVPLDSLLTATARFSLQSSARNQFFGRVAQQRIIDSRCVVDVNVQGLPTPLQVSITTKSSARLKLITEKEVMLMFKAPWVKISEQPLVNQPNQFSVNIKSLNEEEAILQFAESNIEFCATVHQPNQWQIGQQVWIHIDQEQIILATLG, encoded by the coding sequence ATGAAAAACACCGAAATTTTACTCACGATTAAACTTCAACAAGCACTTTTTATCGATCCAAAACGAGTTCGTTTACTCAAAGAAATTCAACAATGCGGTTCGATTAATCAAGCAGCGAAAAATGCAAAAGTGAGCTATAAAAGTGCGTGGGATCATTTAGAAGCCATGAATAAAATCAGCCCTCGCCCATTGCTGGAACGAAATACAGGTGGAAAAAATGGCGGAGGCACGGTGCTTACCACTTATGCCGAGCGTTTGCTCCAGCTTTATGATTTATTAGAACGTACGCAAGAACACGCTTTTCATATCCTACAAGATGAATCCGTGCCGTTAGATAGTTTACTCACGGCAACCGCACGTTTTTCTTTACAAAGTAGCGCACGCAATCAATTTTTTGGGCGAGTGGCACAACAACGAATCATTGACTCTCGTTGTGTTGTGGATGTGAATGTGCAAGGATTACCAACGCCGTTGCAAGTTTCTATTACCACAAAAAGCTCGGCTCGTTTGAAACTGATTACGGAAAAAGAAGTGATGCTGATGTTCAAGGCACCTTGGGTAAAAATCAGTGAACAACCATTAGTAAATCAACCGAATCAGTTCTCTGTAAATATCAAATCACTCAATGAAGAGGAAGCCATCCTTCAATTTGCTGAAAGCAACATTGAATTTTGTGCCACAGTCCACCAGCCAAATCAATGGCAAATCGGGCAACAGGTTTGGATTCACATTGATCAAGAGCAAATTATATTAGCGACGCTGGGATAA